A stretch of Stenotrophomonas indicatrix DNA encodes these proteins:
- a CDS encoding SDR family oxidoreductase: MDLGISGRWALVCGASKGLGLGCARALVREGVNVVIVARGDAALQAAAEELRTLPGAAEVRAIAADVTTEAGRAQALAACPQVDILVTNAGGPPPGDFRTFERDDWIAALDANMLAPIALIRATVDAMIERGFGRIVNITSSSVKAPIDALALSNGARSGLTGFVAGLARRTVVHNVTINNLLPGQFDTDRLRANFAHAAGQGGDVQAVAERRRQQIPAGRFGTPDEFGAACAFLCSAQAGYLTGQNLLIDGGAYPGTF, encoded by the coding sequence ATGGATCTGGGCATTTCCGGCCGCTGGGCACTGGTCTGCGGCGCCAGCAAGGGGCTTGGCCTGGGCTGCGCGCGCGCATTGGTGCGCGAAGGCGTGAACGTGGTCATCGTCGCCCGCGGTGACGCTGCACTGCAGGCCGCGGCTGAAGAACTGCGTACGCTGCCCGGTGCCGCTGAAGTGCGTGCGATCGCCGCCGACGTCACCACCGAGGCGGGCCGCGCCCAGGCGCTGGCCGCCTGCCCGCAGGTCGACATCCTGGTGACCAACGCCGGCGGCCCGCCGCCGGGCGACTTCCGCACGTTCGAGCGCGACGACTGGATCGCCGCGCTGGACGCCAACATGCTGGCGCCGATCGCGCTGATCCGCGCCACCGTGGACGCGATGATCGAGCGCGGCTTCGGCCGCATCGTCAACATCACCTCGTCATCGGTGAAGGCACCCATCGACGCGCTGGCGCTGTCCAACGGCGCGCGCAGCGGGCTGACCGGCTTCGTCGCCGGGCTGGCGCGGCGCACCGTCGTCCACAACGTCACGATCAACAATCTGCTGCCCGGCCAGTTCGATACCGACCGCCTGCGCGCCAACTTCGCCCACGCCGCCGGCCAGGGCGGGGACGTGCAGGCAGTGGCCGAACGCCGCCGCCAGCAGATTCCCGCCGGCCGCTTCGGCACGCCGGACGAATTCGGCGCCGCCTGCGCCTTCCTGTGCAGTGCACAGGCCGGTTACCTCACCGGGCAGAACCTGCTGATCGACGGCGGCGCCTACCCCGGTACGTTCTAA
- a CDS encoding YdcF family protein → MSRGRHRERTGLLGWVWRLFVLLVIWLLGVTAWIVWVGERDQAAKADAIIVLGAAAYDAKPSPVFEERIRHGLDLYDAGYAPLLIFTGGYGGTGARFSESQVARRYALKHGIPDEAILIETASRNTVQNLVEAKRLMDQRKLHSVIIVSDPLHMARALRLSKALGIQALASSTPSTRFRSFHTSWRFLVQEIYFFHRDLVRPPLSSPANT, encoded by the coding sequence ATGAGCCGCGGCCGCCATCGCGAACGTACCGGCCTGCTCGGTTGGGTGTGGCGGTTGTTCGTACTGCTGGTGATCTGGCTGCTGGGCGTGACCGCCTGGATCGTCTGGGTCGGCGAGCGCGACCAGGCGGCCAAGGCGGACGCGATCATCGTGCTGGGTGCGGCGGCCTACGATGCCAAGCCCTCGCCGGTGTTTGAAGAGCGCATCCGCCACGGCCTGGATCTGTACGATGCCGGCTACGCGCCACTGCTGATCTTTACCGGAGGCTACGGCGGCACCGGTGCGCGCTTCTCGGAATCGCAGGTGGCCCGGCGCTATGCGCTCAAGCACGGCATTCCCGATGAGGCGATCCTCATCGAGACCGCCTCGCGCAATACCGTGCAGAACCTGGTCGAGGCCAAGCGGCTGATGGACCAGCGCAAGCTGCATTCGGTGATCATCGTCAGCGACCCGCTGCACATGGCGCGCGCGCTGCGCCTGAGCAAGGCGCTGGGCATCCAGGCGTTGGCCTCGTCCACGCCGAGCACGCGCTTCCGCAGCTTCCATACCAGCTGGCGCTTCCTGGTGCAGGAGATCTACTTCTTCCACCGCGACCTGGTACGGCCGCCGTTGAGTTCACCGGCCAATACCTGA
- a CDS encoding HdeD family acid-resistance protein, which produces MNSPLSPLLSAVGRSWWILLLYGLVALGFGIIAIGWPMSAAIALAWTLGVMAIVEGVISLLALITGGSGASRGWLLLYVAASLGFGILAVINPLATASVLVLFLAAWLLVAGIYRIVFAIRVRRQIQGEWLLILSGVLAIVLGLLFAANPYAGVAVTTLWIGIGSLLYGVLQVLVAFKLRKLR; this is translated from the coding sequence ATGAATTCCCCTCTGTCTCCCTTGTTGTCGGCCGTTGGACGCAGCTGGTGGATCCTGCTGCTGTACGGTCTGGTCGCGCTGGGCTTCGGCATCATCGCGATCGGCTGGCCGATGTCGGCGGCCATCGCGCTGGCGTGGACGCTGGGCGTGATGGCGATCGTGGAAGGCGTCATCAGCCTGCTGGCGTTGATTACCGGTGGTAGTGGCGCCTCGCGTGGCTGGCTGCTGCTGTACGTGGCCGCCTCGCTGGGCTTCGGCATCCTGGCGGTGATCAATCCGCTGGCCACCGCCAGCGTGCTGGTGCTGTTCCTGGCGGCATGGCTGCTGGTGGCAGGCATCTATCGCATCGTCTTCGCCATCCGCGTGCGCAGGCAGATCCAGGGTGAGTGGTTGCTGATCCTCAGTGGCGTGCTGGCCATCGTGCTGGGCCTGCTGTTCGCGGCCAACCCGTATGCCGGCGTAGCGGTAACCACGTTGTGGATCGGCATCGGCAGCCTGCTGTACGGCGTGCTGCAGGTGCTGGTGGCGTTCAAGCTGAGGAAGCTGCGCTGA
- a CDS encoding ComF family protein has translation MRLPLPSVLGEPLQAAFRLLLSLRCLVCSERGHDTLDLCVACLADLPWAGRACLRCALPLPDDALPICGTCRDEPPPQTATHASLLYLPPIDQLLVRYKFHQDLAAGRLLAQLMLRNPPPWSCPPLVPVPLHPRRLRQRGYDQAAELCRLLRTPRWRGLYRRRHTAPQSERSAEQRRDNLFDAFDVRGAVPARLTIVDDVMTTGSTVLEVAETLRLVGAEDVRAWVCARVP, from the coding sequence ATGCGCCTCCCACTGCCTTCTGTCCTTGGTGAACCGTTGCAGGCCGCCTTTCGCCTGTTGCTGTCCCTGCGCTGCCTGGTCTGCAGCGAGCGCGGTCACGACACCCTCGACCTCTGCGTCGCCTGCCTCGCCGACCTGCCGTGGGCGGGTCGCGCCTGCCTTCGCTGCGCGCTGCCGCTACCGGACGACGCCCTGCCCATCTGCGGCACCTGCCGTGACGAGCCGCCGCCGCAGACCGCTACCCACGCCAGCCTGCTGTACCTGCCGCCGATCGATCAACTGCTGGTCCGCTACAAATTCCACCAGGACCTGGCTGCTGGACGCCTGCTTGCGCAGTTGATGCTGCGCAACCCGCCGCCATGGTCGTGCCCACCGCTGGTACCGGTGCCGCTGCATCCCAGGCGACTGCGCCAGCGCGGCTATGATCAGGCAGCCGAGCTGTGCCGGCTGCTGCGGACGCCGAGGTGGCGCGGGCTGTACCGTCGCCGTCATACCGCGCCGCAGTCCGAACGCAGCGCCGAGCAGCGCCGCGACAACCTGTTCGACGCCTTCGATGTGCGCGGTGCCGTCCCCGCGCGGCTGACCATCGTCGACGATGTGATGACCACCGGCAGCACCGTGCTGGAAGTCGCCGAGACGCTGCGGCTGGTGGGGGCTGAAGATGTGCGGGCATGGGTCTGTGCGCGGGTGCCGTGA
- a CDS encoding H-NS family nucleoid-associated regulatory protein, with translation MTIDVEHLSLRELNALVTAAEQRRALVASRRPVAVVRRKLIAFAAQCGYTIEELIGAAPAEAAAPVRKPATRRKAGKVAAKYRDPDNKRNTWSGRGRMPRWLAQKTKHGRSPADFLIPGLGRSDVRKSSAIGQRTVFKQS, from the coding sequence ATGACAATCGACGTCGAACACCTGAGCCTGCGCGAACTGAACGCCCTTGTGACTGCTGCCGAGCAGCGGAGGGCGCTGGTTGCCAGCCGCCGCCCCGTGGCCGTTGTCCGTCGCAAGCTGATCGCCTTCGCCGCGCAGTGCGGCTACACGATTGAAGAGCTGATCGGGGCCGCGCCCGCCGAGGCCGCTGCACCGGTCCGCAAACCTGCCACACGGCGCAAGGCAGGCAAAGTGGCGGCCAAGTACCGCGACCCGGACAACAAGCGCAATACGTGGTCGGGCCGCGGCCGGATGCCGCGCTGGCTTGCCCAGAAGACCAAGCATGGCCGCAGCCCTGCCGATTTCCTGATTCCCGGGCTGGGCCGGTCCGACGTTCGAAAGTCCAGCGCGATCGGGCAGAGAACCGTCTTCAAGCAGAGCTGA
- the bioC gene encoding malonyl-ACP O-methyltransferase BioC, translating into MPSHFDTRHVRRAFARAATSYDAAAALQREVQSRLLESLDYLEARKPEVVLDIGAGTGHASALMKKRWPKAQVIALDVALPMLDQAKRQAGWWKPFQRLAADATALPLADNSVDVIFSNLCLQWVDDLPAVFAGFRRVLKPGGLLVCSTFGPETLVELNEAFAAADDRPHVSRFAQIAQFGDALMMAGFRDPVLDRDLFTLTYDDLPSLMRELRAMGATNARVDRRHTLTGRGRFAAAAAAYEPMRRADGKLPSSWEVIYAHAWAPDPGAPIREGGHDIASVPVSAIPIRRKQT; encoded by the coding sequence ATGCCGTCCCACTTCGATACCCGCCATGTCCGCCGCGCCTTCGCCCGCGCCGCCACCAGCTACGACGCTGCCGCCGCCCTGCAGCGCGAGGTGCAGTCGCGGCTGCTGGAATCGCTGGACTACCTGGAGGCACGCAAGCCGGAGGTGGTGCTGGATATCGGTGCCGGCACCGGCCATGCCAGTGCGCTGATGAAGAAGCGCTGGCCGAAGGCGCAGGTGATCGCGCTGGACGTGGCACTGCCGATGCTCGACCAAGCCAAGCGCCAGGCCGGCTGGTGGAAGCCGTTCCAGCGCCTGGCCGCCGATGCCACGGCGCTGCCGTTGGCCGACAACAGCGTCGATGTGATCTTCAGCAACCTGTGCCTGCAGTGGGTGGACGACCTGCCGGCGGTGTTCGCCGGTTTCCGCCGCGTGCTCAAGCCCGGTGGGTTGCTGGTGTGTTCGACGTTCGGGCCGGAAACGCTGGTCGAGCTCAACGAGGCCTTCGCCGCCGCCGACGACCGCCCGCACGTGAGCCGCTTCGCGCAGATCGCCCAGTTCGGCGATGCGCTGATGATGGCCGGCTTCCGTGATCCGGTTCTGGATCGCGACCTGTTCACCCTGACCTACGACGACCTGCCCTCGTTGATGCGCGAGCTGCGCGCGATGGGCGCGACCAACGCACGGGTCGATCGCCGCCATACGTTGACCGGCCGGGGGCGGTTCGCGGCGGCAGCGGCGGCGTACGAACCGATGCGCCGTGCCGATGGCAAGCTGCCCAGCAGCTGGGAAGTGATCTACGCCCATGCCTGGGCGCCGGATCCGGGCGCGCCGATCCGCGAAGGTGGGCATGACATTGCTTCCGTGCCGGTGTCGGCGATCCCGATCCGGCGCAAGCAGACCTGA
- a CDS encoding GNAT family N-acetyltransferase, giving the protein MDGLTLVKATAQDADVVFRLMQLYYFEASAWSGEEILADGLYDCALADVRVRLQEEPEWTRLLWLDGQLCGFVQVDEVEFQGRRLPELADLFILPKHRGKGIASAVVAELVRPKSGEWLLATFRKDHVAHAFWERNLARMGMACSVPAGSEGTDFRLFLIRAI; this is encoded by the coding sequence ATGGACGGACTGACGCTGGTCAAGGCAACTGCGCAGGACGCAGATGTGGTCTTCAGATTGATGCAGCTGTACTACTTCGAAGCCTCTGCCTGGAGTGGTGAGGAGATCCTTGCCGATGGTCTCTACGACTGCGCACTTGCCGATGTCCGGGTCCGCCTGCAGGAAGAGCCGGAGTGGACCCGTCTGCTCTGGCTCGATGGCCAGCTGTGTGGATTCGTCCAGGTGGATGAAGTCGAGTTCCAGGGGCGGCGCCTGCCAGAGTTGGCCGATCTGTTCATCCTTCCAAAGCATCGGGGCAAAGGCATCGCGTCCGCAGTGGTCGCAGAGCTTGTGCGGCCTAAGTCGGGGGAATGGCTGCTGGCCACATTCCGCAAGGATCATGTGGCGCACGCATTCTGGGAACGGAATCTTGCAAGGATGGGCATGGCGTGCAGCGTCCCAGCCGGGTCAGAAGGAACAGACTTCCGCCTGTTCCTGATCAGGGCGATATGA
- a CDS encoding HAD family hydrolase — protein MLDLDETLVHASARQLHRPADTQVVGYHVYKRPYVDDFLDFAFAHFNVGVWTSSGSLYAEPLVAWLMPGRTLEFLWSSQRCSTARDWETGGYTSQKRLAKLKRLGFALEQMIGIDDTPSKYAKNYGNLIQVREFTGDGCDDELLHLSRYLDVLRAQPNIRTVEKRRWRERMME, from the coding sequence GTGCTCGATCTCGATGAAACGCTGGTTCATGCCAGTGCGCGTCAGTTGCACCGTCCTGCTGACACTCAAGTGGTGGGCTATCACGTCTACAAGCGTCCCTACGTTGACGACTTCCTGGATTTCGCATTCGCGCACTTCAACGTAGGGGTGTGGACATCTTCCGGCAGTCTGTATGCCGAGCCACTGGTGGCATGGTTGATGCCAGGGCGCACGCTGGAGTTCCTGTGGTCGTCCCAGCGCTGCAGTACTGCGCGTGATTGGGAGACCGGTGGCTACACCAGCCAGAAGCGCCTGGCCAAACTGAAACGTCTAGGCTTTGCGCTGGAGCAGATGATCGGCATTGACGACACTCCCAGCAAGTACGCCAAGAACTACGGAAATCTGATACAGGTGCGGGAGTTCACTGGTGATGGTTGCGACGATGAACTGCTTCATCTTTCTCGATATCTGGATGTACTGCGCGCGCAGCCCAACATCCGGACCGTGGAGAAGCGCCGTTGGCGAGAGCGCATGATGGAGTGA
- the bioH gene encoding pimeloyl-ACP methyl ester esterase BioH has translation MHIEVTGHGPDLVLIHGWALQGGVFAPLVQRLADRFTLHLVDLPGHGHSRDDSTPLRLPFVVNAIAAATPPAVWCGWSLGGLFALHAAATLPKVRGLAMIAATPRFVRGDDWPHAVEPSVFEQFGRDLAQDFSGTLERFLALDVMGSAHAREELRTLRQRLVERGAPTERALHEGLQLLENTDLRGALPALGKPSLWIAGQRDRLVSPAAMQAAAALAPGGQSLTVGHGGHAPFLGHADDVAAALQHFVAGLSPADGGQ, from the coding sequence ATGCATATTGAAGTGACCGGCCATGGGCCGGACCTGGTACTGATCCACGGCTGGGCCCTGCAGGGCGGCGTGTTTGCGCCGCTGGTGCAGCGCCTGGCCGATCGATTCACGCTGCATCTGGTCGACCTGCCCGGCCATGGCCACAGCCGCGACGACAGCACCCCGCTGCGCCTGCCGTTCGTGGTCAATGCCATTGCCGCAGCCACGCCGCCAGCGGTGTGGTGCGGTTGGTCACTGGGTGGCCTGTTCGCGCTGCACGCGGCGGCCACGCTGCCGAAGGTGCGCGGTCTGGCGATGATCGCCGCCACGCCGCGCTTCGTGCGCGGTGATGACTGGCCGCATGCGGTGGAGCCATCGGTATTCGAGCAGTTCGGTCGTGACCTCGCGCAGGACTTCAGTGGCACCCTGGAACGTTTCCTGGCACTGGACGTGATGGGTTCGGCGCATGCCCGCGAGGAACTGCGCACCCTGCGGCAGCGCCTGGTCGAACGCGGAGCGCCCACCGAACGCGCACTGCACGAGGGCCTGCAGCTGCTGGAGAACACCGACCTGCGCGGTGCCCTGCCCGCACTGGGCAAGCCCAGCCTGTGGATTGCCGGCCAGCGTGACCGTCTGGTCTCGCCGGCGGCGATGCAGGCCGCTGCCGCGCTGGCGCCCGGCGGGCAGTCGCTGACCGTCGGCCATGGCGGCCACGCGCCCTTCCTCGGCCATGCCGATGACGTTGCAGCCGCCCTGCAACACTTCGTTGCCGGCCTGTCACCGGCCGATGGCGGACAATGA
- the bioF gene encoding 8-amino-7-oxononanoate synthase, with the protein MARPDLTARLQAQRALRDAQGRRRPRRTVTRRDGVRLEVDGRWLTGFCSNDYLGLAQQFSVVNALQDAAAREGAGAGASHLVCGHHALHDALEREMAEWLGYPRALLFGSGFTANLAVQQALLGEENDVCVQDKLNHASLLDATRLAGARLRRYPHLDAEGAMRQLKHAPDGAAMLATDGVFSMDGDIAPLRALSLVARLQQALFYVDDAHGVGVLGDGRGAVATAGLGVDDVPLQLVTLGKALGGSGALVLGREDLIEHLAETARPYIYTTAMAPALAASALEAVRLARRDHWRRAKLADLIALFRSEARRHGLDLMASETPIQPLLCGDDHTAMAMSQALEQAGWLVGAIRPPTVPEGKARLRVTLSALHTTEQVRGLVEAIAVARDRVAFAAREVLPPSLPALA; encoded by the coding sequence ATGGCACGCCCCGACCTGACCGCCCGCCTCCAAGCCCAGCGCGCGTTGCGCGATGCACAAGGCCGTCGCCGCCCGCGGCGCACGGTCACCCGTCGCGATGGTGTGCGCCTGGAAGTCGATGGGCGCTGGCTGACCGGCTTCTGCAGCAACGATTACCTGGGCCTGGCCCAGCAGTTCAGCGTGGTCAACGCACTGCAGGATGCCGCCGCGCGCGAAGGTGCCGGTGCCGGTGCTTCGCACCTGGTCTGCGGCCACCACGCGCTGCACGACGCATTGGAACGCGAAATGGCCGAGTGGCTCGGTTACCCGCGTGCCTTGCTGTTCGGCAGTGGCTTCACCGCCAACCTGGCCGTGCAGCAGGCGCTGCTGGGCGAAGAGAACGATGTCTGCGTGCAGGACAAGCTCAACCACGCCAGTCTGCTCGATGCCACCCGGCTGGCCGGCGCGCGCCTGCGCCGCTACCCGCACCTGGACGCGGAAGGTGCGATGCGCCAACTCAAGCATGCGCCCGATGGCGCAGCGATGCTGGCTACCGACGGTGTCTTCAGCATGGATGGCGATATCGCGCCGCTGCGTGCGCTGTCGCTGGTCGCGCGCCTGCAGCAGGCGCTGTTCTACGTGGACGATGCGCATGGCGTGGGCGTGCTCGGCGATGGTCGTGGCGCGGTCGCCACCGCCGGCCTGGGCGTGGACGATGTGCCGCTGCAGCTGGTCACCCTGGGCAAGGCGCTCGGCGGTTCCGGCGCGCTGGTGCTCGGCCGCGAAGACCTGATCGAGCACCTGGCCGAAACCGCACGCCCCTACATCTACACCACCGCCATGGCGCCGGCGCTGGCGGCATCCGCACTGGAAGCGGTGCGCCTGGCCCGCCGCGATCATTGGCGCCGGGCGAAGCTGGCCGATCTGATTGCCCTGTTCCGCAGCGAAGCGCGACGTCATGGGCTGGATCTGATGGCATCGGAAACGCCGATCCAGCCGCTGTTGTGTGGCGACGACCACACTGCCATGGCGATGTCGCAGGCGCTGGAGCAGGCCGGCTGGCTGGTCGGCGCGATCCGCCCACCGACCGTGCCGGAAGGCAAGGCGCGCCTGCGCGTCACCTTGTCCGCGCTGCACACCACCGAGCAGGTACGCGGCCTGGTCGAAGCCATCGCCGTTGCACGCGACCGCGTGGCCTTTGCCGCGCGCGAAGTGCTGCCGCCGTCGTTGCCGGCGCTGGCCTGA
- a CDS encoding SecDF P1 head subdomain-containing protein — translation MRGWNRWALLGGGLAVLLLAGCNRVLPAETRHPPREGVQVQMREVDPDGRATLQWQGRSIAVKAPPMLTSADIVDVRAALDAAHQPVLELTFRKESAGRLLHATEALVGKQVALTVDDHVLSVATIAGPFGESMQVAGTNMSVAEVHDMARYIVHGGPAPPQQR, via the coding sequence ATGCGGGGCTGGAACAGATGGGCGTTGCTCGGCGGCGGCCTCGCGGTGTTGCTGCTGGCGGGCTGCAACCGGGTGCTTCCGGCGGAGACACGGCATCCGCCGCGGGAGGGGGTGCAGGTGCAGATGCGTGAGGTCGATCCCGATGGCCGCGCTACCCTGCAGTGGCAAGGGCGCAGCATCGCCGTGAAAGCGCCGCCGATGCTCACCAGTGCCGATATCGTCGACGTGCGAGCGGCGTTGGACGCCGCCCACCAGCCCGTACTGGAACTGACGTTCCGCAAGGAGTCCGCCGGCCGGTTGCTGCACGCGACCGAGGCCCTGGTGGGCAAGCAGGTGGCGCTTACCGTCGATGACCACGTGCTGTCCGTGGCCACCATAGCGGGCCCTTTTGGCGAGTCCATGCAGGTGGCCGGTACCAACATGAGCGTGGCCGAAGTGCACGACATGGCGCGCTACATAGTGCACGGCGGCCCTGCGCCGCCACAGCAGCGCTGA
- a CDS encoding pyridoxal-phosphate dependent enzyme has product MSDSLLPRADDVLAAAARIAPHASVTPVLRSRTLDALAGAQLAFKAEHLQRGGAFKFRGACNAVWSLDADHAGAGVVTHSSGNHGAALALAARTRGIPCHVVVPEGAVAAKLANIARHGATLWRCPATIADREATCAKVQADTGATLVHPYTNPAVIAGQGTAALELLHSEGPFDVLVVPVGGGGLASGTALALQHASPGTRLVLAEPAGADDTARSLATGKRQEAFTPDTICDGLRTLIGAPNFALLQAAGAEVIVVDDAATVAAMRLLWDVLKQVVEPSSAIVLAAVLAQPARFAGLRVGLVLSGGNVDLPALRWGAP; this is encoded by the coding sequence ATGAGCGATTCACTGTTGCCCCGCGCTGATGACGTCCTCGCCGCCGCCGCGCGGATCGCGCCCCATGCCAGCGTGACCCCGGTGCTGCGCTCGCGCACGCTGGATGCGTTGGCCGGTGCGCAACTGGCGTTCAAGGCCGAGCACCTGCAGCGCGGCGGCGCGTTCAAGTTCCGCGGCGCGTGCAATGCGGTGTGGTCGCTGGATGCCGATCACGCCGGTGCCGGTGTGGTGACGCATTCCTCCGGCAATCACGGTGCCGCCTTGGCGCTGGCTGCCCGCACACGGGGCATTCCCTGCCATGTGGTGGTGCCCGAAGGGGCCGTGGCCGCCAAGCTGGCCAATATCGCCCGGCATGGCGCCACCCTCTGGCGCTGCCCGGCCACCATTGCCGACCGCGAGGCCACCTGCGCCAAGGTGCAGGCCGATACCGGCGCCACTCTGGTCCATCCGTACACCAACCCCGCGGTGATCGCCGGGCAGGGCACGGCCGCGCTGGAGCTGCTGCACAGCGAGGGGCCGTTCGACGTGCTGGTGGTGCCGGTGGGCGGTGGTGGCCTGGCCAGTGGCACCGCGTTGGCCCTGCAGCACGCCAGCCCGGGCACGCGGCTGGTGCTGGCCGAGCCGGCCGGTGCCGATGACACCGCCCGTTCGCTGGCGACCGGCAAGCGCCAGGAGGCATTTACCCCGGACACGATCTGCGATGGACTGCGCACGCTGATCGGCGCACCCAACTTCGCGCTGCTGCAGGCCGCGGGCGCCGAGGTCATCGTGGTTGACGATGCCGCCACCGTGGCGGCGATGCGCCTGCTGTGGGACGTGCTCAAGCAGGTGGTCGAGCCGTCCTCGGCGATCGTGCTGGCGGCGGTGCTTGCGCAGCCTGCGCGCTTCGCCGGCCTGCGCGTTGGACTGGTGCTGTCCGGCGGCAATGTCGATCTGCCTGCCCTGCGTTGGGGAGCGCCATGA
- the bioB gene encoding biotin synthase BioB, protein MATAIRHDWHHDELQALFDLPFPELLFRAAAVHREHFDPARVQVSTLLSVKTGGCPEDCAYCPQAQRYSTGVNAQKLMDTDAVLAKARQAKAAGASRFCMGAAWRSPKDRDIPKVAAMIAGVKALGLETCATLGMLSGEQARALKDAGLDYYNHNLDTAPDYYESIIHTRQYQDRLDTLGHVRDAGLKTCCGGIVGMGETRAQRVGLLLALATLPAHPDSVPINKLVQVTGTPLHGSAELDPFEFVRMIAVARIAMPRSMVRLSAGREAMSDELQALCFLAGANSIFHGDKLLTTGNPESERDMALFARLGLQPMAVQVDADGHDHGGTVHADISADGPGCGCAHAA, encoded by the coding sequence ATGGCAACCGCCATCCGCCACGACTGGCACCACGACGAACTGCAGGCGCTGTTCGACCTGCCTTTCCCGGAACTGCTGTTCCGCGCCGCCGCCGTCCACCGCGAGCACTTCGACCCGGCCCGGGTGCAGGTCTCCACGCTGTTGTCGGTGAAGACCGGTGGCTGCCCGGAAGACTGCGCGTACTGCCCGCAGGCGCAGCGCTACAGCACCGGGGTCAACGCACAGAAACTGATGGACACCGATGCGGTGCTGGCCAAGGCCCGCCAAGCCAAAGCGGCCGGTGCCTCGCGTTTCTGCATGGGCGCAGCGTGGCGTTCGCCGAAGGACCGCGACATCCCCAAGGTGGCGGCAATGATCGCCGGGGTGAAAGCGCTGGGCCTGGAAACCTGCGCCACGCTGGGCATGCTCAGTGGCGAGCAGGCGCGCGCGTTGAAGGACGCCGGCCTGGACTACTACAACCACAACCTCGATACCGCGCCGGACTACTACGAGTCGATCATCCACACCCGGCAGTACCAGGATCGCCTGGATACGCTGGGCCATGTGCGCGATGCGGGGTTGAAGACCTGCTGCGGCGGCATCGTTGGCATGGGCGAAACACGCGCGCAGCGGGTCGGCCTGCTGCTGGCGCTGGCCACCTTGCCGGCGCATCCCGATTCGGTGCCGATCAACAAGCTGGTGCAGGTGACCGGCACGCCGCTGCATGGCAGTGCCGAGCTGGACCCGTTCGAGTTCGTGCGCATGATCGCCGTGGCCCGCATCGCCATGCCGCGTTCGATGGTGCGGCTGTCGGCCGGCCGCGAGGCGATGAGTGATGAGCTGCAGGCGCTGTGCTTCCTGGCCGGCGCCAACTCCATCTTCCATGGCGACAAGCTGCTGACCACCGGCAACCCGGAGAGCGAGCGCGACATGGCCCTGTTCGCACGCCTGGGCCTGCAGCCGATGGCGGTGCAGGTGGACGCCGACGGTCATGACCATGGCGGCACCGTGCATGCCGATATCAGCGCCGATGGCCCCGGCTGCGGCTGCGCTCACGCGGCCTGA